CGTGCTCGCGACCTCGGGCCGGCTTTGCGTGCGTAGCGCATTGCCGGTTTCGGCCGCGAGAACCTTGGCGATTTCTTCCGCATGAGCCGTAACGCGATTGCCAAGCTCCGTCAGGAGTGCTCCGCGAGCTCGGGCTGCCATGCGCCGCCAGGCAGGAAAGGCCTTCTTCGCCGCCGCGACGGCGGCGTCGACGTCTTGCTTGTCCGCGGCGCCGACCCTGGCAATGGTGTCGCGCCGACAGGGGTTCTCGACCGCCATCGTGCGGTCCGAGATCGGCTTGACCCATTGGCCGCCGATGAGGTTGCCGGCAAGCCCGGCGCGGGGCAGCGTCAGTTCGGAGTCGTAGCGGGAAGTGGCGCGTTGCGCGGTCATGAGATCTTTCCTTGGCCTTTGAAATTATGCTGCCGGCTGACGGAGATTGACCTTGAGCAGCCGCTCATAGACCTCCGAGACACTCGTGGAATCTTTTCCGCCGAGACCTTCCGCGCGGGCGGTGTTGTAGATCTGGCGAACGAGCTGCCCGAGGTACATTGGCGAAGCCGTGAATTCGTCGAGTGCGAGCGAGATGTCCTTGTGCATCAGGTCGAGCGCGAAGAACGCGGGGCGCTCCTGAGTGAAGAGCGTCTTGCCCAGCCAATCGAGCATCTTGCTGCCGGCGAGGCCGCCGCCGAGGACCTCAAGCAGCACGTCGAGCTTCGCGCCCGACTTCACGCTTGCCGCGAGAACCTCGCCGAGCGCCACCGTGTTGATGGCGGTCAGCAGGTTGTGGCTGAGCTTCATGAGTTGCCCCGAACCCACCGGTCCGCAATGAATGATCTTGCCCGCCAGCGTCTCGAGGACGGGGCGCGTCGCGCCCAGCACGGCCTGGTCGCCCCCGATCATGATGAGAAGCTTGCCGTTCTCTGCGCCGGCGACGCCGCCGCTGACCGGAGCATCCAGATATCCGACGCCGGCTCCGTTACAGATCGCAGCGACCGCCTTGGTGGTGGCGGGATCGACCGTGCTGAAATCGACCACGATCGCGCCCTTCTTTGCCGCGGCGAGGATCCCGTCCTCGCCGGTCACTGCCGTGCGCAGGGCCGCTGGCGAGGGGAGGCTCGCGAGAATGAAATCGGCGCCGTTAGCTGCTGCTTTCGGACTCGTGGCAGCTTCGACGCCAGCCGCGGCAAGGCTGGCGACAGCCGGCGTGTTGGGATCGAAGGCCCGCACCTTGTGACCGGCTGCGGCAAGCCGCCGCGCCATATGTGAACCCATGCGGCCAACACCCAAGAAGGCGATCGTCGGCATCGATAAATCCTCGCGATATTGGCCAAAAGGCCGATGGAATGGCCGGCAATCACGAGCGCATCTTTGGCGGCGATCGCGATCACAGGCGTGATGCTGGCCGTTTTAGGTCCAGTCCGGCGGGACCCGGAAGACCAGTCCAATTGACGCGAGGCGAAAGAAATTCTTACTGTGAGGGTCTGAGGGGATTTGCGAGTTTGGCGCTCAATCTTTCACGGCTACGACTCTTTCATGAGCTTTCCGAGCTCGGCACGATTTCGGCGGTTGCACGGGCACTCGGCCAAACGCGGCCGGCCGTGTCTCAGCAGTTGGCGCTGCTTGAACGCGAAGCTGGTGCGGTGCTCTTCGAGCGTTCAGCCGGTGGGTTGCGCCTGACGACCAAAGGACAGCAGCTCCTGGACCGCGTCACTCCGCTCCTGCAACTCGCTGATCGCATCGAGGCTGAGCTGAGCGAGAGTGACGGTCCTCCCGCGGGTGAACTGCGGCTTGCCGCTTTCGGGAGCGTCGCGACCAGCATCGTTCCCAGAGCCTTCGGTTATCTGCACAAGACGCATCCTCTGATCGATGCAAGCTTCGTCGAACTCGAGCCGACTGAAGGCCTCAAGGCAACTGTCGCCAAGCAGGTCGATATTGCAATTGTCGATGATTATGTGGACGCAAATGCGTATCAGCAGGCTCTCGAATTTCACCCGCTTTATGTCGATGGCTTGAACGCCATTCTTTCGTCAGACCACCGCTTTGGAAAGGCCGACCTGACGAGCATAGAACTCAAGGATCTCTCGAACGAGAAATGGGCGATCAACCAAACGGCGGTCGCGTACCAGCTCAACTTGACTAACGCATGCCACGCCGCTGGCTTCGAGATGAAAATTGGTTGCAGCGCCCGTAATATTTCCGCCACCCTTGAGATGGTACGCACCGGGCATTTCGTGACGGTGCTGCCCGGCCTGGCGGTGCATCACTTGAAGAAAGACCCCGACTTTCTGGTTCTTCCTCTTGCGCCTGCCTTGCACCGGCACATCTTCAGCGCCGTCCCGAAAGGTACGTCCCGGCGCCCCGTCGTCGCGGCTGCGCTGGCCGCACTGGAGCGGGCGGCGATCAACTGCCGCCTCTAGATCGTTCATGGCGTAATTATTTCTAACGTGCTCCGTCAGAAGCCGTGTTCTTTCGCCGTGCCCGGCGGAGCGCTAGTCGTAGCCGAATGCCACGTTTTCTATCTTCCAACAACCAATGGAGCACGGAAATGCGATGCCTTTCGCGGCGGTTTGTCATCGGTCTGGTTGCGGCATTCAGCGGGTTCGCGCTCTCGGTCGGGACGAGCCACGCTCAGGAAAAGTCCAGGCTCGATGAAATCATGGGGCGAGGCAAGCTGATCGTCGGCGTGTCCAGCGAGTCGCCGCCGTTCGGCTTCGTCGATGAAAAGGGTGAACTGGTCGGCTTCGATATCGACGTTGCGCGGCTGATCGCCAAGGCGACCTTCGGCGATTCCAACAAGATCGAGTTCATCCGCCAGAGCGCCGCGCAGCGCTGGCCCAACGCCCAGAACGGCACGATCGACTTCGGCGCGCAAACGACCACCATTTACGCCGACCGCGCCCAGCGGGTCGCCTTTACCCGAAACTATATCGACGGCGGCATCGTCCTGATCGTCCGCAAGGACGCGCCCTTCAAGACGCTCGAGGATCTCAACAAGCCGAACGTCACGATCGCCAATCTCACTACGCCGACCCAGGAGGAGCGCGCCAAGCGCCTCTTCCCTCAGGCCAAACTCCAGACTTTTGACGGTATCGCTTCGCAATTCAACTCGGTGAAGCTCGGACGAGCTCAGGCCGCCCAGCTCGATGCTCCCGTCGCCGCCTGGTACGTCAAGAACAATCCGGACATGCGCGTGATGGAAACTCGACTGACCGATGTCGTCAACACAGGCATCTTCATGAAGCCAGGCGACTTCAGGCTCTGGCAGTACCTCGATCTCGTGGTGTCCGAAATGACCGGCGGCTACCTCTTCGCCGAATACAGCGCGATCTACGAGAAATGGTTCGGCGAGAAACCGAAGAACGCGAAGTGGTATCTCAACAATAACTGATGAGCGGGTAGGGGGCGGTGATGGATTGGTCACAGTTCGGCAGCTTCGCCGCCCGCTACCTTCCACAACTCTGGAGCGGGATGCTCGTTACCATCCTCGTCGCGACGCTCGCGGCGCCGACGGCTCTCGCGATCGGCGTTCTTCTCACAGTCCCGCGCGTCGCCGGCTGGCGGGCGCTCAGCGGTCTGGTGCGGGCCTATGTGGAGGTGATGCGGAACACGCCGCTCCTCGTCCAGATGTACCTTCTCTTCTTCGGCCTGCCGATCCTCGGCATCTTCTGGGACGAGATCACCTGCGGCGTCCTCGCCGTCGCACTTCAACACGCCGCGTTTTTGTCTGAACTCTTTCGCAGCGGCATCGGCGCCGTGGGCAACAAGCAATGGGAGGCTGGGCAAGCGATCGGTATGCGCCGATGGATGACTTTCCGCAAGATCATTCTCCCGCAAGCCGTGATCAAGGTCCTTGCACCAGTCTCGAACCAATTGATCGTCCTCGTGAAGGACACCTCTCTCGTATCGGCTATCGGTGTGCTCGACCTGACGCTATCCGGCAAGGTCATCATCGAAAGATCGGGGGCATCCTTCGAAGTCTTCATCCTCGTTGCAGCGCTCTATCTGATCCTGACGTCGGTCATTGGCGTCGGCTTCCGAGTCGGCGAAACACGTTTCGCACGGAGGCTCGGATGAGCATATCCATCCTTCTCGCCAATTTTCCCTATCTGTTGCAGGGGGCGCTCGTCACGCTATGGCTCGCCTTCATCGTCGTCACGGCAGGCACGCTTCTTGGCGCAATCGTTGGAACGATCGCGAGCAGCGGCGGACCGATCCTCCGGTCGATCATCACGACTTATGTCTTCGTGTTTCGAGGCATTCCGGTGCTGGTCGTTATGTTTCTCGGCTTCTACACATTCCCGGCGTTCGGAATTCGCCTTAGCGCCTATGCCGCGGTCACGATCTCGATGATCGTTTACGTCGGTGCCTTCGTTACGGAAGCGGTCCGTGGAGCCATCGCGGCTGTGCCGGCCGGCCAGGTCGCGGCAGCCAAAAGTCTTGGCATGCGACGGTTGACGATGCTGCGTGAGGTCATCCTGCCTCAGGCGGCCAGGCTGGCGATCGCACCGGTCCTCAACATTTCGCTGATGGCGATCAAGCAGACGTCTTACGCCTCGGTCGTTGGAGCCTGGGAGCTTTCTTTCGCGGCTCGCGAAGTCGTCGAGAGAACGCTCGCGGCTTTCCAGATATTCCTGGGCGTCATGCTGATCTACTTTCTGATTTGCTACCCGGTTTCGCTGCTCGCGAGCTACTGCGAGCGGAAAATATCCTTCGATCACTGAGGCAGCCCATGACCATCTCAGCCGAGTCTCCCGTCATCGTATCAGTGAACGGCCTTGTGAAGTCCTTCGGAGCCCATCGGGTTTTGAACGGTGTCTCGTTCGATGTCCGGCGCGGTGAAGTCGTTGTCGTTCTCGGCCCGAGCGGATCGGGCAAGTCTACCATACTGCGTTGCGTTAATTTCCTCGAAACGTTCGAGGACGGCACAATCACGGTTGATGGCGCTCCAGTCGGCTATCAGAGCGACGGCGAAGGTCGTCGTCGCATGCTCGATGAGAAGGCGGTTGCGAAGAACCGCGAGCATGTCGGCATGGTCTTTCAAAGTTTCAACTTGTTCCCGCATCGGACCGTGCTCCAGAACATCATGATGGGGCCTGTGTCGGTCCAGCAGCGAGACCGAGTCGAGGTGAAGAAGCAGGCGCAGGAGTTGCTCGATAAGGTGGGCCTTGCCGACAAGGCCGACCAATATCCCGCCCGTCTCTCCGGAGGCCAGCAGCAGCGCGTAGCAATCGCCCGCGCTCTCGCAATGCGTCCGGCTGTCATGCTCTTCGACGAGGCGACATCGGCCCTCGATCCCGAACTCGTCGGCGAAGTGCTCCGCGTCATGCGGGAATTGGCCACCGAGGGAACGACGATGATCGTTGTCACGCATGAGATGGGCTTCGCCCGCGAGGTTGCCGATCGCGTCATCTTCATGGACGGTGGCGTGATCGTCGAGCAGGGTGCGCCGAACGAGATCATGACAGATCCTCAAACCGAGAGGTTTCGGGCGTTTCTGGGGCGTCACTACAACTGAGGCCATGGCGTCACTCCTTCAAGCCGCTGGAGGCGACGCCACGCACGAAATTTCGACGCATCAGCGAGAAGAACAGCGCACTCGGAACCAGGGCCAGGGCCGCGGCGGCGCTGAGATGACCGATATCCACGGTGAAGCCGGTCTGAAACAATGCCAGCCCAACCTCAAGCGTATAGGTCTCCTTGTTGGTCATGACGACGAGAGGCCACGCGAATGCGGTCCAGGCCTGAAAGAACGCCAGCACGGCCAGCGCGCCCAATGGGCCGCGCATCAGCGGCAGTACGATCCACAGGAAGATCCAGCCCTCCGCGGCCCCATCCACCCGCGCAGCTTCCAGAAGCTCGTCGGGGATCGACGCCATCACGTATTGCCTCACCAGGAAGATGCCGAAACTCATGACGAGATAGCCGACCAGGAGCCCGGGCCAAGTGTTCAACAGTCCAGCGGATTGGACGTTGAGGTAGAGTGGGATCATGTACACTTCGAAGGGAACGACAGCCGTCGCGATGATGATGCCGAAGATGACCGTGAACCCCGGCAGATCGAACTTGCCGAGCACATAACCTGCGATCGCGGAGGTCGTGACGATGCTGACCGTCGAGAGCGTTGCGAAAATGAGCGTGTTACCGATCCAATGAAACAGCGGCGTTTCGCGCAGGACGCTGACAATGTTTTCCAGCGTCGGCTGATGTGGAACGATGGTCGGCGGCCAAGCCAGCAGCTCCGGTGGCGTCTTGAACGCGTTACTGATCAGGAACACGAGCGGCAGGAGCATCATCAGGCTGACTGCGCAAAGAATGGCGTCAATCACGAGGCCGGCAATTCGGCTTTGACCGGCGCCGCCGGCAAGATGATCGGACTCGCTCACGCGCGGCTCCGATCGCGGAAAAGTCTGAACTGCGCGCCCGTCAGAATAAGGACGATGGCGAGGAGGATGACGGCTTCGGCGGCTGCATAGCCGACCCGATAGTTTCGAAAACTGTTTTCGAGCATGTCCAGGACAAGGACGCGAACGAGGTGTCCCGGCGCACCCTGGACATCCGATGCCAGCACGAAGGCCTGCGCATAGATATTGTAGGACGAGATCAGCGTAATGACCGACACGTACAGCATGACAGGCTTCAACAGTGGCACAGCTATGTAGCGGAATGCTTGAAGCGACGATGCGCCGTCGAGCCGCGCTGCCTCGTAGAGCGCATCCGGAACGTTCTTGAGTCCGACAAGGAAGATCAGGACGGCATAGCCGATGGCCTGCCAGGAGCACAGTATGATCAGGCACAGCAAAGACAGGACGGGGTCGAACAGCCACGACTGGGCCGGGATCGCGATCAGCCCTATCAGGGCGTTGAGCGGTCCGAGCCGCGCGTCGAAGATCCATTTCCAGGCCATCGCCGCCGGTACCAGTGATACGACGTGTGGCAGGAAAACCGAGGCTTCGTAGAAGCCGCTGCGTCGCAGCCCTTGCCGACTATTGATCAGGGCAGCGAGCGCGAGCCCGACGGGAATGGTAATCATGACGACGCTGAAGGCGATGATGGTGGTGTTGAAGATCGCCTCGAGAAACAGCGGGTCGCCAGCCAACTCGATGAAGTTGGCGAATCCGACGAATGGCTTGCGCCGCGAGATGATGTTCCATTGGTAGAGGCTGAGCCGCAGCGTCTCGACGATCGGATAGACGCGGATACAACCATAGAGCCCGAGGATCGGAAGAAGCGCCAGAACTGGAAACAGCCACTTCGGCTTGGTGAGCATGAATCCTCCCGCAAGCGGCGGTCCGCGGCCGACGCCTGGATTGAGTGGGTCACCCCTGTCGGTAAAGGTCTAGCAGGCTGTTGAAGAAGTCTCTGGCGAAGCGTTTTGGATCGTGATTCCCTAGGATCAGGATTTTGCTGGGGTGGCACGATGCGGGGAAGTGACGAACGGTCTGGCTCGCTGTTCAGTTATGTTGACCTGGAGGCTCGGGTTCGCGTCGACCACCCGCTGCGGGCGATCAGGGATCTGGCAAATGCGGCGCTGGGCGATCTTTCTGGGGAGTTTGGCAAGCTCTACACGGACTTCGGTCGGCCCTCGATCGCACCGGAGAAACTGCTTCGGGCGATGCTCCTACAGGCGTTCTATGGGGTTCGCTCGGAAAGGCATCTGATGGAACGGATGGAGTTCGATCTTCTGTTCCGCTGGTTCGTCGGGCTTGGGGTGGACGATGCGGTTTGGGACCATTCAACCTTCTCGAAGAACCGCGACCGGCTGCTTGAAGGTGAGATTGCGGCCAAGTTCTTGAACGCGCTTTTGGCGCAGCCGAAGGTGAAGCGTCTTTTGTCGAGCGATCACTTCTCGGTGGACGGCACGCTCATTGAAGCCTGGGCTTCGATCAAGAGCTTCCGGAGGAAGGATGGCAGCGACAAAGATCAGGACGGTCCGGGACGCAATGCCGAGCGCAGCTTCCACAAGGAGAAGCGATCCAACGAGACCCATGAGAGCACGACCGATCCTGAGGCCAGGCTCTATAAAAAGGGCGACGGCCAGCCGGCCAAACTCTGCTATATGGGCCATGCGCTGATGGAGAACCGCAATGGTTTGGCGGTTTTAGGTGGAGTGAGCCAAGCTACTGGCACCGCCGAACGAGAGATTGCGCTTGCCATGATCGACAGGCGCGGGTGTGCGAAGCGGGTCACTCTGGGGGCGGACAAAGCCTACGACGTCACGCAGTTCGTGCATGACCTGAGAGATAGATCGGTTACTCCGCATATCGCGATCAATGGACATCTGAGTAAGACCGGCAAGCGGCGCAAGACGGCGGTCGACGCGCGTACCACGCGTCACGACGGCTATGACATCAGCCAACGCTGCCGCAAACGCATCGAAGAAGTCTTCGGCTGGATCAAGAGTTCCGCTGGCCTGGCCAAGGTCAAGCTGCGAGGCCGCGACCGGGTGGATGCCGTCTTCGTCCTGGCGCTTGCGGCCTATAATCTGATCCGGCTGCCCAAGCTTCTGGCGGCACCGGCATGAGCATCCGAGGTAGATGGCGGGTCGTCGAGACACCAGGCTACGACATGGCCGTGGCGGGCGCCTACATCCTGTTCGATGACGACGGCGGCGAGTTCGCCTTCGATTGCCTCACGGGCTGCATTCATGGAGCCTGTGACGGCGATGCCGTCCAGTTCGGCTGGCAGGGAAACGACGAAATGGAGCCAGCCAACGGTGATGGCTAGGCCGAACTGCGGGATGACGGCTCACTCGAAGGTGAAATCTGCCTCCTTAATGGCGACGACATCCCATTTATCGCGCGTCGCTCGAAGACTTCTTCAACAGCCTGCTAGAGCATGATCCGGAAAAGTGTGGAGCGGTTTTCCCTCGCGACAAGCGCGGAACGCGTTTGCGCGGAGATCATGCTCAAACAACAACCTAAAGCGCGATGACGATTCATCCTAATCTCATCGCGCTTTAGGGTTTGGCCAGCAGGTCTTCGCGGGCGAGGATCTTGTCGCTTTCCTCAGACGCAGACTTCAGGAAAGCATCGATCGCAGCGTCGTTGCCTGCCAGCGACTTGTCGGTGAATGCTTTCTCCAGCCGCGCCGCAAGCCTCGTGAGGATTTCACTCGCAGGACTGATCGCCGGAACCGTGAAGAAAGCGTAGTCGGCCGGAACGTTGACGAATGCGCCGAACTGCGGGATCTTTTTGAGGACTGCGGCGTAGTCGAGCCCCTTGCGGTTAGGCACCCAAGCCGTGTTCTCGAGCAGCCAGAGCAAATTTTCCGGCTCGCTTGCCTTTTGAACGAAATCCCAGGCGATCTGGTTTTTTGGTCCTTTGTTCGGCACGTAAAGATCGACAGGGACCATCAGCGTGCCCTTGGGCAATGGGGCCGTGGCGTACTTCAGGTTGGGCGCCTTCTTGGCGATGTCGCCAATCACCCAAGATTCCCGGATGAACATCGTCGTCTGGCCGAGTTCGAAGGCTTCCGCATCCGCCTTCATCTCGGGCGTCACCGTCCGATAAACCACGACGTTGTCGAGATACTGCTTGAGTGCGTTGCGACCGGCCTCGCTCGCGTAGGCGGCGCGCCATTTTCCGCCCTTCTCCTCCAGCAGCGTCCCACCGTGGTTATAGAGGATGGGCGGTTCCTGAATGACGCCGGCCTCGAGATACCGCGCCGCCTCGACCTCCATCTCGATGACGTCCCCGGCCGCGCCGGATGGAAGCGACAGCGCAAGCCGCTTCTCGTGCTCACGCAAGGCAATTGCCTCGACGCTGACTTCGAGATCCGGGTATTTGCTCTTCAGCTGGTCGCCGACGCGCTTGTAGAACGGGGTAAGATCAGGCCACCCGCTCCATATGGTCAGCTTCTCGGCCGACGCCGGAGAGGCAAACACCGGTACAGCGACAGCCAGAGCCAGCAATAGCGCTGCCGACATCCACGAACGACGACCGGACGTCGCTGGGCGATCTCTGTCCTCGGGAAGCGTCATGTAGCCGAACCTGCCGACGGGATTCACCATGAAGGTCTCTCTCGCATCCGGAATTGGACAAATCCTGCGAAAAAGCTCGCATGCAACCGGTTGCGTGTCAATTGTGATCAGCTGCCGCTTTCCGAGGCCACTGATTAAATCGTCAGCGACTTCTCCGCTTCACCGGAGCCGGGCCGGTGCTGGCGCGAATAACGAGATGGGAATTCAGCTTGTGGCGGATCTCTCCCGACCCGCCGCCACTCATCTGGCTGAGCAAGAGGCCGACCGCGACATCGCCTGCATCGGCGCAGCGCGCTGACACGGTGGTGAGCGATGGGTAGGTGGTTTCACCGAGGACATCATCGCAGCCGACGACACTGAACGATTGCGGCACGCTGACATCGAGCGCAGCGAGCCCTGCCAGCAGACCCTGAGCGACCAGGTCATCGAACGCGATCGCTGCGGTTACCCCGCTGGCGACGATCTGGGTGGCTGCGAGTCGGCCGGTGTCGTAGGATGGCGGGCGCGCGGGAACGGCGATCACCTTGAGCCCGCGCTTCGCCGCTTCGCGCCGGACCGCGTTGCGTCGTTGCTGGTTTGACCACGATGTCGTGGGGCCGCTGACATAGGCGATTTGGCGGTGTCCCAGCTCGGCAAGATGTGCGATCGCAGCGGCTACGCCCGGCGCTGTGTCGATCAATACCCTTGTAATACCTTCGATATCGCGATTGATGAGAACCAACGGCCGACGCGTCGCATGGCGCCGGATGTGCACTTCGTCCAAACGGGATGAGGCGAGGACAAGCCCCTCCACTTGGCCGATGAAGCGGCCGACCAGCAGCTCCTCACGAGCAGGATCCTCGTCCGAATTGCCCAGGAAAACGCACAACCCCGCTTGGTCAGCACGAAGTTGAGCAGCTCGGATGAGCGGCGGAAAGAACGGGTTCGCGACATCGGAGACGATAAGAGCGACATTGCCATGGCGCCCGGTCGAAAGTGCGCGGGCGACCTGGTTTGGCACGTAGCCCAACTTGTCGGCGACCTCCTTGACACGTCGGACGGTCTCTTCGGTCAGCATCTCAGGCCGCGAGAAGGCGCGCGATACGGTCGCACGGGAGACCCCGGAGACCTTCGCCACCTGACTTATCGTCGGCACGACCGATGGACGCCCCTCCCCACCGCTATCAGGATCGCGCTTCACCGCAGGCCGCCTCCCATCCGTGGCTTCCAACTACACATGCCTCGATAGGGTCTGGGGTGCAAGCTTGACATGCAACCGGTTGCACCACATTCTCTTCGTCGGGGGTGACGGGCAGGCCCAGCAGAACCATGGATGAGCATGACGGCTTCGGTCACTCCTGGAATCTCGACATTTAAATCGCGGGATGCAATGGGCCGGGCCGCCGCTGCGGACATCCTTGTCGCGGTCCGCGACCGGCTGACGCGGCAAAGCACCGTGCGGATGATATTTGCCGCGGCCCCGAGCCAGATGGAGTTGCTGGACGCCCTTGCAGGGGAGCGCAATATCGACTGGCGGCGCGTGACAGCCTTCCACATGGACGAATATCTCGGACTCCCCCCGGATGCGCCGGAGCGCTTTGGGGCATGGCTCACGCGTCACTTCTTCTCGCGTGTCGCTTTCGGCGCCGTTCACTTGATCGGACAGGATCCAGATCCGGACCGAGAAGCGGAGCGCTATGCGACCCTTCTTGCAGAAGCTCCGATCGACGTCATATGCCTCGGAATAGGTGTCAACGGTCACCTGGCGTTCAATGACCCGCCGGTCGCCGACCTGCACGACACGAAGCAGGTCAAGATCGTCGAACTCGACGCGATCTGCCGACAGCAGCAAGTCGACGATGGGTGCTTCCCGACCCTCGGGGATGTTCCAACACACGCGATCACGCTGACAATTCCCCGGCTGCTGGATGCTGACCGGCTTTTTTGCGTCGTGCCCGGCGCGTCCAAACGCACCGCCGTTGAGCGATCCTTGTACGGCCCGATCGGACCCGCCTGCCCGGCGAGTGCTCTCCGCATGCATCCGCGATGTGCGCTGTATCTCGACCAGGATTCCACGCCGCCACAGCTCTCGCTGCAAACACCGGCGCGCGCATGACGGATATGGCAACGCGCGTCTCGGGCCGCGACCCGGAAACCGGACAGCCTCGCACCGTCGTCATTCAGGACGGTCGAATTTCAGACATCCTTCCCGGCGGACCGGATGATGGGCTATGGCTATCGCTCGGCCTGTTCGATCTGCAATTGAATGGCTTTGGGGGCCACGATCTCAATGCCCGCCCCGATCCCGAGACCGTCCGCGATCTGGCCACGGCCGTCCACGAGAGCGGCGTGTCGCGTTTTGCGCCCACGCTCATCACGGCATCGCACGCTGCGATCATCGATGCGTTGCAAGCTATTTCGCAGGCGCGCGATAGCGATCCGCTTGTCAGGCACGCGATACCGTTCGTCCATATTGAAGGGCCGCATATTGCGCCGGAGGACGGTGCGCGCGGTGCGCATCCGGCCGAGCATGTCAGACCGCCGAGTCTCAGTGAGTTCGACGCGTGGCAGGCCGCCAGTGGAAACCTCGTTGGCCTCGTGACGATGTCGCCGCACTGGCCGGAAACCAGCGCGTATGTGCATG
This region of Bradyrhizobium sp. CCGUVB1N3 genomic DNA includes:
- a CDS encoding NAD-binding protein; the protein is MGSGQLMKLSHNLLTAINTVALGEVLAASVKSGAKLDVLLEVLGGGLAGSKMLDWLGKTLFTQERPAFFALDLMHKDISLALDEFTASPMYLGQLVRQIYNTARAEGLGGKDSTSVSEVYERLLKVNLRQPAA
- a CDS encoding LysR family transcriptional regulator codes for the protein MALNLSRLRLFHELSELGTISAVARALGQTRPAVSQQLALLEREAGAVLFERSAGGLRLTTKGQQLLDRVTPLLQLADRIEAELSESDGPPAGELRLAAFGSVATSIVPRAFGYLHKTHPLIDASFVELEPTEGLKATVAKQVDIAIVDDYVDANAYQQALEFHPLYVDGLNAILSSDHRFGKADLTSIELKDLSNEKWAINQTAVAYQLNLTNACHAAGFEMKIGCSARNISATLEMVRTGHFVTVLPGLAVHHLKKDPDFLVLPLAPALHRHIFSAVPKGTSRRPVVAAALAALERAAINCRL
- a CDS encoding transporter substrate-binding domain-containing protein, translated to MRCLSRRFVIGLVAAFSGFALSVGTSHAQEKSRLDEIMGRGKLIVGVSSESPPFGFVDEKGELVGFDIDVARLIAKATFGDSNKIEFIRQSAAQRWPNAQNGTIDFGAQTTTIYADRAQRVAFTRNYIDGGIVLIVRKDAPFKTLEDLNKPNVTIANLTTPTQEERAKRLFPQAKLQTFDGIASQFNSVKLGRAQAAQLDAPVAAWYVKNNPDMRVMETRLTDVVNTGIFMKPGDFRLWQYLDLVVSEMTGGYLFAEYSAIYEKWFGEKPKNAKWYLNNN
- a CDS encoding amino acid ABC transporter permease, whose product is MDWSQFGSFAARYLPQLWSGMLVTILVATLAAPTALAIGVLLTVPRVAGWRALSGLVRAYVEVMRNTPLLVQMYLLFFGLPILGIFWDEITCGVLAVALQHAAFLSELFRSGIGAVGNKQWEAGQAIGMRRWMTFRKIILPQAVIKVLAPVSNQLIVLVKDTSLVSAIGVLDLTLSGKVIIERSGASFEVFILVAALYLILTSVIGVGFRVGETRFARRLG
- a CDS encoding amino acid ABC transporter permease, translating into MSISILLANFPYLLQGALVTLWLAFIVVTAGTLLGAIVGTIASSGGPILRSIITTYVFVFRGIPVLVVMFLGFYTFPAFGIRLSAYAAVTISMIVYVGAFVTEAVRGAIAAVPAGQVAAAKSLGMRRLTMLREVILPQAARLAIAPVLNISLMAIKQTSYASVVGAWELSFAAREVVERTLAAFQIFLGVMLIYFLICYPVSLLASYCERKISFDH
- a CDS encoding amino acid ABC transporter ATP-binding protein, with the protein product MTISAESPVIVSVNGLVKSFGAHRVLNGVSFDVRRGEVVVVLGPSGSGKSTILRCVNFLETFEDGTITVDGAPVGYQSDGEGRRRMLDEKAVAKNREHVGMVFQSFNLFPHRTVLQNIMMGPVSVQQRDRVEVKKQAQELLDKVGLADKADQYPARLSGGQQQRVAIARALAMRPAVMLFDEATSALDPELVGEVLRVMRELATEGTTMIVVTHEMGFAREVADRVIFMDGGVIVEQGAPNEIMTDPQTERFRAFLGRHYN
- a CDS encoding carbohydrate ABC transporter permease, encoding MSESDHLAGGAGQSRIAGLVIDAILCAVSLMMLLPLVFLISNAFKTPPELLAWPPTIVPHQPTLENIVSVLRETPLFHWIGNTLIFATLSTVSIVTTSAIAGYVLGKFDLPGFTVIFGIIIATAVVPFEVYMIPLYLNVQSAGLLNTWPGLLVGYLVMSFGIFLVRQYVMASIPDELLEAARVDGAAEGWIFLWIVLPLMRGPLGALAVLAFFQAWTAFAWPLVVMTNKETYTLEVGLALFQTGFTVDIGHLSAAAALALVPSALFFSLMRRNFVRGVASSGLKE
- a CDS encoding carbohydrate ABC transporter permease yields the protein MLTKPKWLFPVLALLPILGLYGCIRVYPIVETLRLSLYQWNIISRRKPFVGFANFIELAGDPLFLEAIFNTTIIAFSVVMITIPVGLALAALINSRQGLRRSGFYEASVFLPHVVSLVPAAMAWKWIFDARLGPLNALIGLIAIPAQSWLFDPVLSLLCLIILCSWQAIGYAVLIFLVGLKNVPDALYEAARLDGASSLQAFRYIAVPLLKPVMLYVSVITLISSYNIYAQAFVLASDVQGAPGHLVRVLVLDMLENSFRNYRVGYAAAEAVILLAIVLILTGAQFRLFRDRSRA
- a CDS encoding IS5 family transposase, which encodes MRGSDERSGSLFSYVDLEARVRVDHPLRAIRDLANAALGDLSGEFGKLYTDFGRPSIAPEKLLRAMLLQAFYGVRSERHLMERMEFDLLFRWFVGLGVDDAVWDHSTFSKNRDRLLEGEIAAKFLNALLAQPKVKRLLSSDHFSVDGTLIEAWASIKSFRRKDGSDKDQDGPGRNAERSFHKEKRSNETHESTTDPEARLYKKGDGQPAKLCYMGHALMENRNGLAVLGGVSQATGTAEREIALAMIDRRGCAKRVTLGADKAYDVTQFVHDLRDRSVTPHIAINGHLSKTGKRRKTAVDARTTRHDGYDISQRCRKRIEEVFGWIKSSAGLAKVKLRGRDRVDAVFVLALAAYNLIRLPKLLAAPA
- a CDS encoding extracellular solute-binding protein; protein product: MVNPVGRFGYMTLPEDRDRPATSGRRSWMSAALLLALAVAVPVFASPASAEKLTIWSGWPDLTPFYKRVGDQLKSKYPDLEVSVEAIALREHEKRLALSLPSGAAGDVIEMEVEAARYLEAGVIQEPPILYNHGGTLLEEKGGKWRAAYASEAGRNALKQYLDNVVVYRTVTPEMKADAEAFELGQTTMFIRESWVIGDIAKKAPNLKYATAPLPKGTLMVPVDLYVPNKGPKNQIAWDFVQKASEPENLLWLLENTAWVPNRKGLDYAAVLKKIPQFGAFVNVPADYAFFTVPAISPASEILTRLAARLEKAFTDKSLAGNDAAIDAFLKSASEESDKILAREDLLAKP